Proteins from one Salmo salar chromosome ssa07, Ssal_v3.1, whole genome shotgun sequence genomic window:
- the irk8 gene encoding ATP-sensitive inward rectifier potassium channel 8 has product MLARKSIIPEEFSLPGLASRIHRKPVFRDRVNKARFIAKSGSCNLAHKNIREQGRFLQDVFTTLVDLKWRFTLVIFTMTFLCSWLLFAMCWWLVAFAHGDLVPNRTSGIEQCVTNVKSFTSAFLFSIEVQVTIGFGHRMITEQCPTAIAVLIFQNIAGLIINAIMLGCIFMKTAQSHRRAETLIFSRNAVIAVRNNRLCFMTRVGDLRKSMIIGAAVRLQVVRKTTTPEGEVIPIHQIDVQTESAAASNSIFLLAPLIICHTINKESPLYDLSAMELQCSDLEVIVILEGVVETTGITTQARTSYVTEEIQWGHRFVPIVTEEDGVYSVDYSKFGNTVKVATPRCSARELDEKPSILIQTLQKSELSHQNSLRKRNSMRRNNSMRNGGGSSGTMRRNNSVLTVPKVQFLTPEAVGQNIAVT; this is encoded by the exons ATGTTGGCGAGAAAAAGCATAATCCCGGAGGAGTTCTCCCTACCGGGGCTTGCTTCGAGGATCCACCGCAAACCAGTGTTCAGGGACCGGGTGAACAAAGCCCGCTTCATCGCCAAGAGCGGATCCTGCAACTTGGCGCACAAGAACATCCGAGAACAGGGAAGATTCTTGCAAGACGTCTTCACCACTCTGGTGGACCTGAAATGGCGCTTCACCCTGGTCATCTTCACCATGACTTTTCTGTGCAGTTGGCTCCTCTTCGCCATGTGCTGGTGGCTCGTGGCCTTTGCCCATGGAGACCTTGTACCCAACCGCACGTCTGGCATTGAGCAGTGCGTCACCAACGTCAA gtcattcacctCAGCCTTCCTGTTCTCCATCGAGGTCCAGGTGACCATCGGCTTTGGCCACCGTATGATCACAGAGCAGTGCCCCACGGCCATCGCCGTCCTCATCTTCCAGAACATCGCTGGCCTCATCATCAACGCCATTATGCTGGGGTGCATCTTCATGAAGACAGCCCAGTCGCACCGCCGCGCCGAGACGCTCATCTTCAG CCGCAACGCTGTCATCGCCGTGCGCAACAATCGCCTCTGCTTCATGACCCGTGTGGGCGACCTCCGCAAGTCCATGATCATTGGCGCTGCTGTCCGCCTCCAGGTGGTACGCAAGACCACCACCCCCGAAGGAGAGGTCATCCCTATCCACCAGATCGACGTGCAGACGGAGAGCGCCGCGGCGAGTAACTCCATCTTCCTCTTGGCGCCACTCATTATCTGCCATACCATCAATAAGGAGAGTCCGCTGTACGACCTGTCGGCCATGGAGCTGCAGTGCAGCGACCTGGAGGTGATTGTGATCTTGGAGGGCGTGGTGGAGACCACGGGCATCACCACCCAGGCCCGGACCTCCTACGTCACCGAGGAGATCCAGTGGGGTCACCGCTTCGTGCCCATCGTGACCGAGGAGGATGGGGTGTACTCGGTGGACTACTCCAAGTTCGGGAACACGGTCAAGGTGGCGACGCCGAGGTGTTCGGCCCGCGAGCTGGACGAGAAGCCCTCCATACTCATCCAGACGCTGCAGAAGAGCGAGCTGAGCCACCAGAACTCACTGAGGAAGAGGAACTCAATGAGGCGGAACAACTCCATGAGGAACGGCGGCGGGAGCTCCGGCACCATGCGGAGGAACAACTCGGTCCTCACCGTGCCCAAAGTGCAGTTCCTCACCCCTGAGGCGGTGGGCCAGAACATTGCCGTCACATGA